Sequence from the Arthrobacter pigmenti genome:
ACTCCGGATATAACAAGAATGACCCAAGCCATGATTGATCTTCTCCTGAGCGCCGTCTTGTCGCTGACCGGGTACGGCGCACCTCGTCCGGGTGCCATCTGGCTCAGATAAGGCTGTCACACGGGGCCCCGGTGGGCAAGATCGCGTGCGATGGAAATCACGCTCAGGGCGAAAGCGGATACTCTTGGCGGCGCGATCAGGCCTCCTTATGATGGTGTGCGGAGGGAACAAGAGGTTCCCTCAAGAAGAAAGGAGGTGTCTGTGTCTGTATTTGACGGGCTCAAAGGCAAGGCCGGAGAGTTGAAGGACAGGGCAACCGGACTGACGGGCAGGACTGTGGACAGCACAGGAAGCGATCGGTTCGCTTAGCTCACCGAAGCCTCCGGCCTTACGTATAAGCCTTTAGCACGACAAGGAAGCGCCGACCCTGCCGCGAGGCAGTGTCGGCGCTTTTGTCTTCCGCTTAGCTCAGGTGATGGGCTCCTCTGCCTGACGGGCAAGTGCAGTGAGGCGGGAGACCGCGCGGTAGTACTTCTTCATGTAGCCCCCGCCCATCATTTCCTGCGTGAAGAGCTCGCTCAGGGGCGCTCCACTGGCGAGTATTGGTACGTCCTTGTCGTAGAGCCGGTCAGCCAGCACCACGAAGCGTAGGGCGACAGCCTGCTCGGTGATGGTTGCGACGTTGTGCCAGGCCACCACATCGACGCCGTCGATGAGCTGCCGGTAACGGCTTGGGTGTACGCCGGACAGATGCTTGATGAGGTCGGCAAAGCTGTCCTCGGCAACTGTGAAGCCGTCGTCGTAGGAGCGGACCCGATGTCGCACCTGTTGCTCGGTGAGCGGCGGTGGAGCCTCGGGAAGACCTCGGTGGCGATAATCTTCTCCGTCGATGCGGACGGTGTCGAACTGATCGGCGAGGACCTGGATCTCGCGTTGGAAATCAACGGCTGCGAATCGTCCCTCACCCAGGGAGCCGGGAAGCGTGTTCGATGTCGCCGCGAGCTTTACCCCTGCGTCGGCCAGCTCCCGCATCAGCCGCGACATCAGCACTGTGTCCCCGGGGTCGTCCAGCTCGAACTCATCGATGCAGACGAGTTGGTATCCGCTGAGCGCGTCGACAGTCTTCCTGAAAGAAAGAGCACCCACCAGGTTGGTGTACTCGACAAAAGTGCCGAAAGCCTTCCTCCCACTGCTTGCATGCCAGAGGGAGGCGAGCAAGTGCGTCTTTCCGACGCCGAACCCGCCGTCGAGATAGATCCCGGCGCGGCTCTCCTGCCGCTTTGAACCGAAGAGCTTTCGCAGTCCGCTGGGCTTCGGGGCATTCACCGTGGTCGCAAAGTGGCGCAGGGCTTTCACTGCTGCTGCCTGCGACGGCTGGTGGGGGTCGGGCCGATAGGACTCGAAGGAGACCGACCCGAACCGGTGCGAGGGATAAAAGCCGTCCAGTAGTTCGTCCACTGAAACCTGTGGAGTTCGCTGGGTCAGATGTTCAATGGTTGCCACAGATTGGTGAGTCTTTCGTCGGCTTGGGAACTGGCGGCCGGAAAGCCGTGCTAGGCAAGAATACGTCAGCCTGGCAGACCGCCGTCGTAACCCGATTCCCGGGGCTTTCGCCGGCGCGGACAATATGGCGTCCCATGACCTGTCCGGAAGCAATAGCCTGCGTACGTGGTTAGGCTAGGTGGGAATCAACCGTCGATACAGGAAGGCCCTTTTACGGATGAGTGTCGCAACAGACCCCAACGAGAAGTTTGCCGAGTATGCCCACCCGGAACGCCTCGTCTCCACAGACTGGCTGGCAGAGAACCTGGGCGCGCCCGGGCTCGTGGTCGTGGAATCCGACGAGGATGTCCTGCTGTATGAAACCGGCCACATCGAGGGTGCGGTCAAGATCGACTGGCACACCGACCTCAATGATGAGGTATCGCGGGACTACGTCGACGGCGAGGGTTTCGCCCGTCTCATGTCCGCCAAGGGAATCGCGCGGGACACCACGGTTGTCATCTACGGTGACAAGTCCAACTGGTGGGCAGCCTACGCGCTGTGGGTCTTCACGCTCTTCGGTCACGAGGACGTCCGTCTGCTTGACGGAGGCCGTGACAAGTGGGTCGCCGAAGACCGGCCCCTTACAACCGACGTACCGCAGCCCGCCGCCACCGACTACCCCGTCGTGGAGCGCAACGATGCTCCTATCCGCGCGTACATGAGCGACGTTCTGGAGCACTTCGGCAACCCGCTGATCGATGTCCGTTCCGCAGATGAGTACACCGGTGCCCGCACCCATATGCCCGCTTATCCGGAGGAAGGCGCGCTCCGCGGCGGCCACATCCCATCCGCGGCGTCAGTCCCGTGGGCACGCGCCGCGGCCGAAGACGGCACGTTCCGCGCCCGGAAGGAACTGGAGGGGATTTACCACGGCGAAGCCGGTTTGAAGGAGGGTGACGACGTCGTCGCGTATTGCCGTATCGGCGAGCGTTCCAGCCACACCTGGTTTGTGCTCCAGCACCTGCTCGGGTTCGAGAATGTGCGTAACTATGACGGCTCGTGGACCGAATGGGGCAACGCTGTACGGGTCCCGATCGTCAAGGGTGCAGAACCCGGAGTAGCACCTGCCCGCAGTTAGCATTCATCTGCAGCTCTTTCACGCGGCGTTACCGCGTAGCATTAAATGAAGTAGCCCCGGGCAGATGCCCGGGGCTGGTGAGGATGGCAGTGGAAACAAGCGCATTACCCCAACAGCTCGCAGAAATTGTCGACGACTTTCAGGCACTTTCCGAGGCGGACCGGCTTCAGTTGCTGCTGGAGTTCTCACGTGGGTTGCCTGCGTTGCCTGAACGACTGCGCGATCATCCGGAACTCCTCGAACAGGTGGTTGAGTGCCAGAGTCCGCTGTTCCTCACCGTCGAAATTTCCGACGACGAACAACGTTCCGTTGCGCTTTTCTTCTCCGCGCCCCCCGAGGCCCCCACTACCCGGGGGTTCGCCGGCGTCCTTCAGGAAGGCCTGGACGGATTACCGGCCGCTGACATCCTGGCGGTGCCGGATGATGTTCCGGAACGCCTCGGCCTCACCCGCGCTATCACTCCCCTGCGGATGCGCGGCATGACGGCCATGCTCGGACGAATCAAGCGCAAGATCAGGGAATCAGCCGCCTGAAGGGCCGCGCGGAGCGGGACGGTCGAACACAACACGCCGCAGCCACTCCTGCGTGACCGTGTGCCATCGAATAGGATCCGCATTCCATTCCTTGGTGTGGCGGGCCCTGTGGAAGCGTTCGAATGTGACGAATCGCGGATTGCGCTCGGCCAGCTCGACGGACGGCCCCACGGGCACGAACTCGTCATCCTCGCTGTGCAGGATCAGGGTCGGGACCGTGAGCTGCTCGGCCCTGGAAACCCAATCCATACTCTTCAGGTCCACCGGAGTGGCAAGCCCGGTGACGGCCCGTCCAATGCTGTTCGAGATCAGCCACTGACCCAGTCTGCCCGCTGGCGCAGGGATGCGATTGAGTTCGGCGTGATGGGTGAGCACGTCCATCCAGTCGATGACCGGGCCATCCAGCACAAGCGCCCTGATCCGGCTGCGATATCTCGACACGTCGGCAACCTGCAGGCAAATGGCACCGCCCATTGACCAGCCGA
This genomic interval carries:
- a CDS encoding SufE family protein, whose product is METSALPQQLAEIVDDFQALSEADRLQLLLEFSRGLPALPERLRDHPELLEQVVECQSPLFLTVEISDDEQRSVALFFSAPPEAPTTRGFAGVLQEGLDGLPAADILAVPDDVPERLGLTRAITPLRMRGMTAMLGRIKRKIRESAA
- a CDS encoding sulfurtransferase; the protein is MSVATDPNEKFAEYAHPERLVSTDWLAENLGAPGLVVVESDEDVLLYETGHIEGAVKIDWHTDLNDEVSRDYVDGEGFARLMSAKGIARDTTVVIYGDKSNWWAAYALWVFTLFGHEDVRLLDGGRDKWVAEDRPLTTDVPQPAATDYPVVERNDAPIRAYMSDVLEHFGNPLIDVRSADEYTGARTHMPAYPEEGALRGGHIPSAASVPWARAAAEDGTFRARKELEGIYHGEAGLKEGDDVVAYCRIGERSSHTWFVLQHLLGFENVRNYDGSWTEWGNAVRVPIVKGAEPGVAPARS
- the zapE gene encoding cell division protein ZapE, coding for MATIEHLTQRTPQVSVDELLDGFYPSHRFGSVSFESYRPDPHQPSQAAAVKALRHFATTVNAPKPSGLRKLFGSKRQESRAGIYLDGGFGVGKTHLLASLWHASSGRKAFGTFVEYTNLVGALSFRKTVDALSGYQLVCIDEFELDDPGDTVLMSRLMRELADAGVKLAATSNTLPGSLGEGRFAAVDFQREIQVLADQFDTVRIDGEDYRHRGLPEAPPPLTEQQVRHRVRSYDDGFTVAEDSFADLIKHLSGVHPSRYRQLIDGVDVVAWHNVATITEQAVALRFVVLADRLYDKDVPILASGAPLSELFTQEMMGGGYMKKYYRAVSRLTALARQAEEPIT